The following coding sequences are from one Paenibacillus tundrae window:
- a CDS encoding aldo/keto reductase, whose amino-acid sequence MRYRKLGNTSIDIPVIGQGTWKFGEDPRKERDEVEALRHGIQNGLTLIDTAEEYGGGGAERVVGRAIHDVRSDVFLVTKVSAKHCSYQGVLRAAEESIDRLRTDYIDLYLQHWPSAHYEVAETMEAMSELVSRGIIKHVGVSNFTLDLMKEAQYHLGDTPLVCNQIAYHLHDRSVEKEILPFSKENSITIMGYSPFGYAPSKFGNKGFPQVGSAERKILDTIGDNYGVTAYQVVMNWIIRQEGIVTIPKAASIQHIEDNLRALDWELEEADLAKIERCFPLMD is encoded by the coding sequence ATGCGATATCGTAAGCTAGGGAATACGAGTATAGACATTCCGGTGATTGGCCAAGGGACGTGGAAGTTTGGTGAAGATCCGAGGAAAGAAAGAGATGAAGTGGAGGCATTGCGCCATGGTATCCAAAATGGACTTACCCTAATTGATACTGCAGAAGAGTATGGAGGTGGGGGTGCCGAGAGAGTGGTTGGTCGTGCTATTCATGATGTCAGAAGTGATGTATTCCTAGTCACTAAAGTATCAGCCAAGCATTGTTCTTACCAAGGTGTTCTTAGAGCGGCAGAGGAAAGTATAGATCGTTTGAGAACGGATTACATAGATCTTTATTTGCAGCATTGGCCAAGCGCACACTACGAAGTTGCTGAGACGATGGAGGCTATGTCGGAACTCGTGAGTAGAGGAATAATCAAACATGTAGGCGTTAGTAATTTTACGCTCGATTTGATGAAAGAGGCTCAATACCATTTAGGCGACACACCGTTAGTGTGTAACCAGATAGCTTATCATTTACATGATCGAAGTGTAGAGAAGGAAATACTACCTTTTTCCAAAGAGAACAGCATAACTATTATGGGATATTCACCTTTTGGATATGCTCCATCTAAATTTGGTAATAAAGGATTCCCACAAGTGGGTTCCGCAGAGAGAAAGATACTCGATACCATCGGAGATAACTATGGCGTAACCGCATATCAGGTTGTGATGAACTGGATTATAAGGCAGGAAGGTATAGTTACCATCCCCAAAGCGGCGAGTATACAGCATATAGAAGATAATTTGAGAGCTCTAGATTGGGAGTTAGAAGAGGCGGACTTAGCAAAAATCGAGAGATGCTTTCCGCTGATGGACTAG